One stretch of bacterium DNA includes these proteins:
- a CDS encoding metal-dependent hydrolase, with protein sequence MTGRTHDLIAFTGLLTATIIYPPAHLTLGTAVAAFLANQVGGITPDIDQPTAPFWRNLPIGGLIGKIISKMLGGHRFITHSVLGLILFGFLAKLLLGFIHPIFPRINMELVWWAYMIGMVSHLIIDTFSKEGVPWLLPIPIKFGIPPIRAWRITTDKFTENWVLFPGLIFVNLVLIATNYEVLVGLLHKV encoded by the coding sequence ATGACTGGTCGCACTCATGATCTGATTGCCTTTACTGGGCTTCTCACGGCAACGATCATATATCCTCCTGCCCATCTGACGCTTGGTACGGCGGTCGCAGCCTTTCTGGCCAATCAAGTCGGTGGGATAACGCCCGATATCGATCAGCCGACTGCGCCATTCTGGCGTAATCTACCTATCGGTGGACTCATCGGGAAGATAATTAGCAAGATGCTCGGCGGCCATCGCTTCATCACACACTCAGTGCTTGGACTTATATTGTTTGGATTCTTAGCGAAGCTACTGCTAGGCTTCATTCATCCGATTTTTCCGCGCATTAATATGGAGCTCGTCTGGTGGGCATATATGATTGGCATGGTATCACATCTCATCATCGATACTTTTAGTAAAGAAGGTGTACCATGGCTGCTGCCGATACCAATTAAATTCGGCATACCGCCAATTCGTGCCTGGAGAATCACTACTGACAAGTTTACCGAGAATTGGGTACTGTTTCCTGGCTTAATATTCGTGAACCTTGTGCTTATTGCGACTAATTATGAAGTGCTAGTGGGGTTGTTGCACAAGGTCTAA
- a CDS encoding ABC transporter permease: MKSTVPPMKSRNEGLVQRKYIHKRVLFKIAMSNLLHKKLRTMLTILGVVIGIGAIVFLVSIGLGLQKVVTERVIGSKSIKAIDVTSTKPQSVRITSETISRFRNYAHVTEVSKTYSFAGSIRYKSSLTDTVVYGADTAFLDLSGFRLEAGKKVNPSADNEIVVNTAFLKAIGISEASKAVNEKLSLVILKDKNQASRFPLDKDLEKELTVVAVIDSGNNSEVYTTESLFTNLGFTDYYQAKVLVDEKENVDQVRKQIESQAFNTASPADTLDQITQFFFVLNTFLAAFGSIGMIIAVLGMFNTLTIALLERTKEIGLLVSLGARRKDIRRLFVVESVVLSLLGTGLGIASAWALGGIINGVAVGLARSRGVKESFSVFFLPAWLILAGVVFAIVVALIVVAFPARRAGRISPIIALRRE; this comes from the coding sequence ATGAAATCTACTGTACCTCCGATGAAGTCTCGCAATGAAGGGCTGGTGCAGCGTAAATATATACATAAGCGTGTCTTGTTTAAGATTGCGATGAGTAACTTGCTGCATAAAAAACTACGTACGATGCTGACAATTCTCGGCGTTGTTATCGGGATTGGGGCGATCGTATTTCTCGTGTCGATTGGTCTCGGTCTCCAAAAAGTGGTGACCGAACGGGTGATTGGATCAAAGTCGATTAAGGCGATCGATGTCACATCCACTAAGCCTCAGTCGGTACGCATTACCAGCGAGACTATCTCGAGGTTTCGAAACTATGCGCACGTCACAGAGGTATCAAAGACCTATTCCTTTGCGGGCTCAATCAGATATAAGTCATCCCTCACCGATACTGTAGTATACGGTGCTGATACGGCCTTTCTGGATTTGTCGGGTTTCCGACTTGAGGCTGGCAAAAAGGTTAATCCCTCGGCCGATAATGAGATCGTCGTGAATACCGCTTTCTTGAAGGCAATTGGGATAAGCGAGGCATCGAAGGCCGTCAATGAGAAGTTGAGTTTAGTGATTCTCAAGGACAAGAATCAGGCATCGCGCTTCCCCCTGGATAAAGACTTAGAAAAAGAGCTGACTGTTGTCGCGGTGATAGATAGCGGAAATAATAGCGAGGTATATACGACAGAGAGCCTGTTTACCAATCTTGGTTTCACCGATTACTACCAAGCTAAAGTCTTGGTTGACGAAAAAGAAAATGTCGATCAGGTACGAAAACAGATTGAGTCACAAGCCTTTAACACCGCCTCGCCAGCTGATACGCTTGACCAGATTACGCAGTTCTTCTTTGTGCTCAATACATTTCTGGCCGCCTTCGGTAGTATTGGTATGATTATCGCTGTGCTCGGGATGTTTAATACGCTGACTATTGCATTACTTGAAAGGACCAAGGAAATCGGCCTACTTGTTTCGCTCGGTGCGAGGCGTAAAGATATACGACGACTCTTTGTGGTTGAATCAGTTGTCTTGTCATTGCTAGGCACAGGACTTGGTATTGCAAGTGCCTGGGCTTTGGGCGGAATCATAAATGGTGTCGCGGTCGGCCTGGCTAGATCACGTGGAGTGAAAGAATCATTTAGTGTATTCTTCTTGCCTGCGTGGTTGATCCTGGCGGGAGTTGTGTTTGCGATCGTGGTTGCATTGATAGTCGTGGCATTTCCTGCGCGCCGGGCTGGTCGCATTAGTCCGATTATTGCGCTGCGCCGTGAATGA
- a CDS encoding sulfotransferase → MNNRKKAGSKKHILVTGCPRSGTTFLGKILSLPREVGYVREPFNRDFGLAGLEHEFPYLYAGMEQETYYRSMIDAIFNGTATFRKLPPSEASRISQRIGRAIFGGGSNYSYIKAMTNPLVDRLLLKDPMISLGSEYLHSEYDMDVVVILRKPLPNIASMRRVGMQHSIDKLIRQKELYEFYLKDVLDQKIRSDDSMLEQQILLWLTINTVLKHYIDRNPRFIVVKHHELAKSPIAETKRIYQKLGLEFTPSILAKIKDYTSPKNVSGVTTGKMHVLKRNSRAIADVRPGVFSDDEERLIHERTHELVSELFKGV, encoded by the coding sequence ATGAATAATCGCAAAAAAGCAGGTTCAAAAAAACACATTTTAGTGACCGGATGTCCTAGAAGTGGCACTACTTTTTTAGGTAAGATACTTTCGCTACCTAGAGAAGTTGGCTATGTTCGAGAGCCGTTTAATAGAGATTTTGGGCTAGCAGGGTTAGAGCACGAGTTTCCTTACTTGTATGCAGGCATGGAACAGGAGACGTACTATCGATCCATGATCGATGCGATTTTTAATGGTACGGCAACATTTCGTAAGCTCCCTCCCAGTGAAGCGTCCCGTATATCGCAGCGTATTGGGCGAGCTATCTTTGGAGGGGGAAGTAACTATAGCTATATAAAGGCAATGACCAACCCCTTAGTAGATCGTTTGTTACTTAAGGATCCAATGATTAGTCTTGGTAGCGAATATTTGCATAGCGAATATGACATGGACGTTGTAGTTATCCTGCGTAAGCCATTGCCAAATATAGCGAGCATGCGACGAGTTGGTATGCAGCATTCGATAGACAAGCTCATCCGACAAAAGGAATTATATGAGTTCTACCTTAAAGATGTACTTGATCAAAAAATTAGAAGTGACGATAGCATGCTTGAGCAGCAAATATTACTTTGGCTAACGATTAACACTGTGCTTAAGCACTACATCGATCGTAATCCTCGATTTATTGTAGTGAAGCATCACGAGCTAGCGAAAAGTCCGATTGCTGAGACGAAACGCATATACCAGAAGCTAGGCCTTGAGTTCACGCCAAGCATTTTGGCAAAGATCAAAGATTATACTTCTCCGAAAAATGTCTCTGGTGTAACTACAGGAAAGATGCATGTACTTAAGCGAAATAGTCGTGCGATAGCCGATGTGCGGCCAGGGGTATTTAGTGATGATGAAGAGAGACTAATTCATGAGAGAACCCACGAGCTGGTGAGCGAGTTGTTTAAGGGTGTATGA
- a CDS encoding ABC transporter ATP-binding protein, with protein MSQQSALISVKDVKKNFLVAGKEIQVLKQCNFDIVPGSFTIIYGASGSGKSTLLDAISGLAKPTSGIITFKGQNVYELDPDERANFRANNLGLVYQSNYWVASMSVLDNVSMPLYLSGHVPIEAHKQAKEVLERLKIDHLMRQKPGVLSGGEQQRVSLARALVSDPDVIIADEPTGNLDTKNGDVVMNLLSSLQKLGKTIVMVTHNLEYLPLSTHQIRIVDGVVSIGSDADGGLTNEQRAQYSQRLASSFTSNNKGRMTDGLIKKGAS; from the coding sequence ATGAGCCAGCAGTCAGCATTGATCTCCGTCAAGGATGTGAAGAAAAACTTCTTAGTTGCCGGGAAGGAGATTCAGGTCTTGAAGCAGTGCAACTTCGACATTGTGCCAGGATCTTTCACAATCATTTATGGTGCATCCGGAAGCGGTAAGTCGACCTTACTGGATGCGATCTCGGGGCTGGCTAAGCCGACTTCAGGGATCATTACCTTTAAAGGGCAAAACGTGTATGAACTTGACCCTGATGAGCGAGCAAACTTTCGTGCCAATAATCTTGGGCTCGTGTATCAGAGTAACTATTGGGTAGCGAGTATGTCGGTGCTTGATAATGTAAGTATGCCGTTATATTTGAGTGGGCATGTACCGATAGAGGCACATAAGCAAGCCAAAGAAGTGTTGGAACGCTTGAAGATTGATCACCTTATGCGTCAGAAACCAGGGGTATTGTCTGGCGGTGAGCAGCAAAGGGTGTCGTTAGCCCGCGCGCTTGTATCTGATCCTGATGTAATCATAGCCGATGAGCCGACCGGCAATCTTGATACCAAGAATGGTGACGTTGTTATGAATCTCCTCTCCTCATTACAAAAGCTTGGCAAAACTATTGTTATGGTTACGCACAATCTCGAATATTTACCCTTGAGCACCCATCAGATCCGTATTGTTGACGGGGTAGTGAGTATCGGGAGTGATGCTGACGGCGGCCTGACAAATGAGCAGCGTGCGCAGTATTCTCAGAGACTGGCGTCGTCGTTTACTTCGAATAATAAAGGGCGAATGACGGACGGGCTTATAAAGAAGGGTGCCTCATGA